The genomic region GCATCCCAAGCTGGACGCCTGGGCCGCCGACCCGGAGGTCACCTGCATCACCATCGAGGGCGCAGGCGAGAAGGCGTTTTGCGCCGGTGGCGACATCAAGCAGCTTTATGAGGCCTGCAAGGCGGGCGACCTGGAATTCGCCGCTGCCTTCTATCGGGACGAATACCGGCTCAACCGCCGCATCAAGACCAGCCCGAAGCCTTACGTCGCGTTGATCGACGGCATTGTCATGGGCGGCGGCGTCGGCGTCTCGGTACACGGGCTTTACCGCGTGGCCACCGAGCGCACCTTGTTCGCCATGCCCGAAACCGGCATCGGCTTCTTCCCCGATGTGGGCGGGTCCTATTTCCTGCCCCATCTTCCCGGTGCCATCGGCATGTATCTCGGCCTGACCGGGGCAAGGCTGAAGGCGGCGGACACCTTGCATGTGGGCGTCGCCACCCATTTCGTGGAAAGCGCCAGCCTGCCCGCCCTGATCGAGGCACTGTCAGAGGCCCGCGACGCCGCCGAGGTCAAGGCCAGTCTGGACGGCTTCGCCTCTGATCCCGGTCCGGCCGCCATCGATTCCAGGCGGGACATCATTGACCGCTGTTTCGGCAAGTCCAGCCTGACCGAGGTCTTTGCCGCCCTGGAAGCCGAAAGCGATCCTTTCGCCGCCGAGACCCTGGCCACCATCCGCGCCAAGTCGCCCCATCTGGTGGCGGTCAGCTTCGAGATGATCCGGCGCGGCGCGTCCCTGTCCTTCGACGAATGCATGAAGATGGAGTTCCGTCTGGCTTTGGCGCTGGCGCCCGCCCATGACTTTGTCGAAGGGGTGCGCGCCCTGCTCATCGACCGCGACAACAAGCCCGTCTGGAACCCGGCGGGGTCGCAAGCCCAGGTGCTGGCCCATTTCGACGCGGTTCCGGCCTGCGGCGATTTGACCTTTTAGAAACTAACGAGCCCCCACCCTCCCGCGCCGCGGGTCCCTCCCTCCCCCGGCAGAGCCGGGGGAGGGCTGGGGAGGGGGCCTTGGATGGGAGTTCGACAATGAACGTCAACGGATTGGCCGCCATCGTCACCGGCGCAGGCTCGGGTCTTGGACAAGCCACGGCGCGCGCCTTGGCCAAGGCTGGCGCCAAGGTCGCGGTGTTCGACATCAACGCCGCCAATGCCGAGGCCACGGCCAGGGAAATCGGCGGTGTCTTTGCCGCCTGCGATGTGACCGACGAGGCCTCCACCCTGGCGGCCATGGCCCATGCGCGGGCCGCCCACGGCCCGGCCCGCATCGCGGTGAGCTGCGCCGGAGTGGTGACGCCGGGCAAGGTGGTGGGGCGCAAGGGCCCCATGCCGCTGGAAACCTATGCCCGCGTCATTCAGGTCAACCTGATCGGCACCTTCAACGTCATGCGTCTTGCCGCCGCCGATATGGCCGGGCTGGAGCCGCTGGAGGGAGGCGAGCGCGGGGTGATCGTCAACACCGCCTCCATCGCCGCCTGGGACGGGCAGGTGGGACAGTGCGCCTATGCCTCGTCCAAGGGGGGCGTCGCCGCTCTGTCGCTGCCCGCCGCCCGCGAATTCGCACCCTTGGGCATCCGGGTCATGGCGGTGGCGCCCGGCTATATGGAGACTCCCATGCTGGCGGGCATGCCCGAGGAGGTCATGACCAATCTGGTGGCCTCGACCTTGTTTCCCCATCGCCTGGGGCGGCCCGAGGAATTTGCGCGTATGGTGTTGGCCATCTGCGACAATCCCATGCTCAACGGCAGCGCCATCCGTCTCGATGGCGCGGTCAGGATGCCGCCGCAATAGGGAAACTTACCCTTCGGCGGGAAGCACGACACTGACCGTGGTGCCCTCGCCCTGGGCCGAGGCCACATGGATGGAGCCGCCATGGGCCTCGATCACCCTGGCGCAAATGTAAAGCCCGAGCCCGATGGAGCTTTCGCCCGCGGTTCCCTGGCTTCCCTCGGCAAAGGGATGGAACAGGGATTCCAGCTTTTGGGGCGCGATACCGATGCCGGTATCCGTGACCTCCATGCGGGCCCAGGGCTGGCCCTCCTCGTCCTGTTCCGCGGAGAGGGCGATGGTGATGGTCGATCCGGGATGGGAAAACTTGATGGCATTGCCGATCAGATTGGTCAGAACCTGCTCGATCTTGACGCGGTCCATCAACACCCATAGCGGCCGGGATGACGTCGCCGACAGGGTAATGGATTTCTGATCAGCCAGGATCGAGGCCATGGACACGATCCGCTGCGCCAGCAACGTCATGTCGGCGGGCTGGCGATTGATGGTGAGGTGCCCGGTTTCGATGGCCGACAGCGACAGAATGTCCTCGATCAGCGCCAGCATGTAGCCAACGGATTGCTGAATCCGTCCCACGAACTCCATCTCCTGGCCGGTGGTGGCGGTGGGCAAGAGCAGTTCGAGAATCTGGGAATAGCCGGAAATTACCGACAGCGGCGTGCGCAGATCATGGGCCAGGACGCCGAACAGTTTGTTCTTCAAGTCGTTGGCGGCGGTCAGTCTGGCATTGGCCTTGGCCAATTGGCGCTGGGTATTGACCAGTTCGCTGTTGAGGGCGCCGATGGACTCGTACATGTCGTCATCGGATTCTGGCTGAAGATGTTGACCGGAACCCTTTGTGTTCAAGGACATCCTCCGCGCTCGGCGATCATGACGGCCTCGGCGGCATTTTGGGCGGAGCCGTCGGCTCCCAGCTTTCGCCACAGATCCTGGTCGATGTTGAAGGGATAGCCGCCCACCAGGATGGTCGTCTTGCTCCCAAACTGTTTGCGGGCCTTGGTGACCAGGTCTTCGACCAGTCCCAGATGGGTGGTGAGGGTGGCGGAAATGGCGATCACCTCGGCCTCGGCCGAAAGGGCCATGTCCACCACGTCCGATGCCGGGATATTGGCCCCCAGATAGTGGCTGTCCCAGCCGCTCATCTCGAAGCAATCGGCGACCATGCGGGCGCCGACCTCGTGCAGTTCCCCGCTGACGCAACAGGCCACCATGGTGCGGCGGTGACCGTCGCCCCGGAAGATGCGGGGATAGAGCTGGGACATGATCGCCTGGGTGACGGCGGTGATGTAATGTTCCTGGGCGATGGTGAGGCGGTCTATCTGCCAAAGGCGACCCACTTCCCACAACGCAGGCTGGAAAACGTCGAGATAGATATTCTCGATGGACATGCCGCCGTCCACGGCTTCCATGATCATGGCCGTCGCCTCGTGGCGGCGGCGTGCGATCAAGGTGTTGAGATAGCGCTGAGCCATGGGGGACAACCCCCCCGTTCCGTCCAGATGGACGGGCTGAGGGGCGCCTATCGCCCCTTCACCGTTCCAGAATGCCGAAGCCATACTCACCACGCTTGCAGTCTTACGGCATATTACGTATAGGCCTTAGTGATTACAAGCGAGGGGCGGCAATGGACGCAAAATTGCCTCAATCGCCAGCACAATAGCGACGGTTCCCGCCGTCACGGAACCTTCGCTTGTCCGCGTAGGGATGTGGCGATAGGAATGCCGCGCCTCATTATTGGATGACCGGACCATCATGGCCCCGACTTTGGAAGAATACTGCCACTGCCCCCACTGCAACCGCCGCACCCGCCATTCCGTGGCGCGTGAAAGGGTTCTTGCCCCGGTTCTTTGGTGCCTCTCCTGTTTCCGCATGCGGGTGGAAACGGTCAAGCCCAAGGCCAAGGCAAAGGCTGCCAGCCGTCACGCCCCGCCAACGGGGGCAGGCCAGACCTACCGTCTCGCCGGTTGATGGGCGGGTGGGGCAAGGCTACACTCCACCTTGCCGCCACGCATCTTTAAAGACCGGAGTTCCCCCCTCATGAGCGATGTCGACGCCCTCAAGGCCGAGGTCAAGAAGCTGAACGCGCAGGCGACCCAGGCCAAGATGGACCTGCACGACCTGTCCGAGGAACTGCCCATCGGCTGGGAGAAGATCCCCGACGTGGCGGCCCATTGCCACGACCTTTATGCCCGTTTGACCAAGGCCCGCGCCGCGCTGAAGGCGGCGGGCGGCTGAAGATTCCTGTCATCCTGAACGGAGTGAAGGATCTTTCAACCGGTAACGGTGCCTGAAGGGCCCTTCGCTTGCGCTCAGGGTGACAGAGGTCTAGCCCAGATCGATGGTCTCGACCTCGGATTCCGGAATTGTCCAGGGCACGAAAACCTTCGAGACGCGGGCAAAGCGCTCGGGCGCGTCGGTGGCGAGGTAGCGCACGCGGGACGGGCCGCCTTCATTGCAGAGCCTGCGCAGGCTCAGCAGATCCTCCAGCACCATGGCGGTGGTCGAGGCCGAATCCACCACGGCCACGTCCCGGCCCAGCAGGCGGCGGAACAGCGGCGCCAGGGCGGGGAAGTGGGTGCAGCCCAGCAGCAGGCAATCGGCGGCTTCGGGGCCGGTGAACAACGGCCCCAGATAATGCCGGGCGATCTGTTCGGCGATGGGGCCGTCCACCAGGCCTTCCTCGACCATGGGCACGAAGAGCGGGCAGGGAAGCTGGGTCACCAGGGCATTGGGCCGCGAATGCAGAATAGCGCGCGGATAGGACCCCGCCTGCACGGCGCTTTCGGTGGCGATGACCACGATGCGGCCTCGGGCCGAGGCGGTGGCCGCGGCCGCCGCGCCCGGCTCGACCACGCCGATCACCGGCAGGCCGGGAAAGGCGGCGCGCACGGCTTCCAGGGCGTGGGCCGAGGAGGTGTTGTCGGCGACCAAAAGCGCCTTGATGCCGTAGGCTACCAGGGCGCGGGTGGCTTCCAGGGCATAGGCCGCCACGGTCTGGGCGCTTTTGGTGCCATAGGGCAGGCGGGCGGTGTCTCCCAGATAGATCAGCGATTCGTCCGGCAGCCTCTCGCGCACCGCCTTTAGAACGGTCAGACCGCCGACGCCGGAATCGAAAATGCCGATGGGAAGGTTGGGATTGCCGCTCATGACGTCCAGATGGGAAAATTAGGTCAGATGCATACTTAGACCTCTCCCTCATCTCCGGCAAGGGGAGGTATTTTAAGGGGTGGAACGGGCCCGCGCTTCGTCGTAGGGTGCCTGCCGGTTGACCGGAGTCACGCGAGGAATCAGGGATGACGCAGGCGCTGGACCGCGAGGTGCTGCTGCAATTGCAATTCGCGCCGCTGTTCACCGGTCTGGCGGAGAAGGATGTCCGTCAGCTTCTCGAAGGCGCCGAACTGCTGGTTCTGGACCACGAGCATCTGCTTTACCGCGAGGGTGAGGCGGTGGACCGCTTCTACGTGGTGCTGGATGGCCATGTGGAATTGTCCCTGGATGTGGACGGCAAGAAAAGCGTGGTCGAGGTGGCGCGCCGTCCAACCGTACTGGGCGATGCCGCCATGTTCGGGTCGGGCCGCTATTTCATGACGGCCCGCGTCCTGAGCGGGGCCACCTTGCTGGCCATTCCCGCCCAATCCTTCCGCGCCCGTCTGGAAGAGCGCCTGGACATCACGCTGCACATGCTGACCACCATGAGCTTCCGCCTGCGCATGCTGGTCCGCCAGATCGCCGAGTTGAAGCTGAAGACCACCGCCCAGCGTCTGGGCAGCTTCTTGCTGACCATGGTGGAGGCGGACAGCGGGCGGGCCGAACTGCGCTTTCCCTATGACAAGAAGCTGGTGGCCGACCAACTGGGCATGAAGCCGGAAAGCCTGTCGCGCGCGCTGGGCAAGCTGGCGCGCCTGGGGGTGGAATCCCTGCCCGACAATCTGGTGGTCATCGCCGAGGTGGCGAAATTGCGCGAATTCTGCGCCGAAGACGAGGTGGGATGATGGCCCTAAGCGCCGCCGAACTCGATCTCGTCGCCAAGGCCCCGCTGCTGGCCGGTTTGTCGTCCGCCGATCTGGCGATGTTGATGGAGGGCGCCCATTCCGCCGCTTATCCCGAGGCGGAACTGCTGTTCAGCCAGGGCGACAAGGCCGATCGCTTTTTCATCTTGCTGGAAGGCCGCGTCAACATCTTCGCTCTGACGGAGACCGGCGACCAGTCCATCATCGAGGTTTTCGATCCCATCGTGTCCTTCGCCGAGGCAGCGATCTTCTCGTCGGGCATCTTTCCGCTGAACGGTGAAGTGATGGCCGGGTCCAGGCTGGTGCATGTACCCGCCCCGCAATTCCTCAAACGTCTGGCGGATAATCGTTCGCTGGGCCTTCTGCTTCTGGGCGGTCTGTCCCAGTGGCAGTTCCGCCTGATCCACGAGATCAGCGAGTTGAAGAGCAAGTCGCCGGTTCAGCGTCTGGCCACTTTCCTTCTGGCCCTGGCCGCCAAGGCTGGGGGCGACAATGCCGGGCGGGTGCGTCTGCCGCTGACCAAGGCCGTGCTGGCCAGCCGAATCGGCATCGCCCCGGAAAGCCTGTCGCGCGCTCTTAACCGCCTCAAGGCCTATGGCGTCGAGACCCATGGCCGCGAGGTGGAGATCACCGATCTGGACGCGCTGCGCCGCATGGTGCGCGACGGCGGCGGGGAATAGCCCTTAACAAACGTCAAGGCGATGGTTTCGACGGACGGGCAGCCTTGCGCTACCTTTGCGGAAGGTATTGGACATGGCCGCCGATATGGTGAATGGGAGTGGTGAGAAGGCTGGGGGGCCGCCG from Paramagnetospirillum magnetotacticum MS-1 harbors:
- a CDS encoding Crp/Fnr family transcriptional regulator, which encodes MMALSAAELDLVAKAPLLAGLSSADLAMLMEGAHSAAYPEAELLFSQGDKADRFFILLEGRVNIFALTETGDQSIIEVFDPIVSFAEAAIFSSGIFPLNGEVMAGSRLVHVPAPQFLKRLADNRSLGLLLLGGLSQWQFRLIHEISELKSKSPVQRLATFLLALAAKAGGDNAGRVRLPLTKAVLASRIGIAPESLSRALNRLKAYGVETHGREVEITDLDALRRMVRDGGGE
- the murI gene encoding glutamate racemase → MSGNPNLPIGIFDSGVGGLTVLKAVRERLPDESLIYLGDTARLPYGTKSAQTVAAYALEATRALVAYGIKALLVADNTSSAHALEAVRAAFPGLPVIGVVEPGAAAAATASARGRIVVIATESAVQAGSYPRAILHSRPNALVTQLPCPLFVPMVEEGLVDGPIAEQIARHYLGPLFTGPEAADCLLLGCTHFPALAPLFRRLLGRDVAVVDSASTTAMVLEDLLSLRRLCNEGGPSRVRYLATDAPERFARVSKVFVPWTIPESEVETIDLG
- a CDS encoding cobalamin B12-binding domain-containing protein; protein product: MAQRYLNTLIARRRHEATAMIMEAVDGGMSIENIYLDVFQPALWEVGRLWQIDRLTIAQEHYITAVTQAIMSQLYPRIFRGDGHRRTMVACCVSGELHEVGARMVADCFEMSGWDSHYLGANIPASDVVDMALSAEAEVIAISATLTTHLGLVEDLVTKARKQFGSKTTILVGGYPFNIDQDLWRKLGADGSAQNAAEAVMIAERGGCP
- a CDS encoding CCE_0567 family metalloprotein, producing the protein MSDVDALKAEVKKLNAQATQAKMDLHDLSEELPIGWEKIPDVAAHCHDLYARLTKARAALKAAGG
- a CDS encoding SDR family NAD(P)-dependent oxidoreductase, which produces MNVNGLAAIVTGAGSGLGQATARALAKAGAKVAVFDINAANAEATAREIGGVFAACDVTDEASTLAAMAHARAAHGPARIAVSCAGVVTPGKVVGRKGPMPLETYARVIQVNLIGTFNVMRLAAADMAGLEPLEGGERGVIVNTASIAAWDGQVGQCAYASSKGGVAALSLPAAREFAPLGIRVMAVAPGYMETPMLAGMPEEVMTNLVASTLFPHRLGRPEEFARMVLAICDNPMLNGSAIRLDGAVRMPPQ
- a CDS encoding enoyl-CoA hydratase/isomerase family protein, which gives rise to MSSEIHFERTGHLGRITLDRPKALNALTLDQVHAMHPKLDAWAADPEVTCITIEGAGEKAFCAGGDIKQLYEACKAGDLEFAAAFYRDEYRLNRRIKTSPKPYVALIDGIVMGGGVGVSVHGLYRVATERTLFAMPETGIGFFPDVGGSYFLPHLPGAIGMYLGLTGARLKAADTLHVGVATHFVESASLPALIEALSEARDAAEVKASLDGFASDPGPAAIDSRRDIIDRCFGKSSLTEVFAALEAESDPFAAETLATIRAKSPHLVAVSFEMIRRGASLSFDECMKMEFRLALALAPAHDFVEGVRALLIDRDNKPVWNPAGSQAQVLAHFDAVPACGDLTF
- a CDS encoding sensor histidine kinase; amino-acid sequence: MYESIGALNSELVNTQRQLAKANARLTAANDLKNKLFGVLAHDLRTPLSVISGYSQILELLLPTATTGQEMEFVGRIQQSVGYMLALIEDILSLSAIETGHLTINRQPADMTLLAQRIVSMASILADQKSITLSATSSRPLWVLMDRVKIEQVLTNLIGNAIKFSHPGSTITIALSAEQDEEGQPWARMEVTDTGIGIAPQKLESLFHPFAEGSQGTAGESSIGLGLYICARVIEAHGGSIHVASAQGEGTTVSVVLPAEG
- a CDS encoding cyclic nucleotide-binding domain-containing protein → MTQALDREVLLQLQFAPLFTGLAEKDVRQLLEGAELLVLDHEHLLYREGEAVDRFYVVLDGHVELSLDVDGKKSVVEVARRPTVLGDAAMFGSGRYFMTARVLSGATLLAIPAQSFRARLEERLDITLHMLTTMSFRLRMLVRQIAELKLKTTAQRLGSFLLTMVEADSGRAELRFPYDKKLVADQLGMKPESLSRALGKLARLGVESLPDNLVVIAEVAKLREFCAEDEVG